In Methanofollis sp., a single genomic region encodes these proteins:
- a CDS encoding DUF4013 domain-containing protein, producing MDYGSMLGNSFEYAKEAVWGKWMKWIFLLIATFIFPLIMGYIMEIYRGKSPAPEFEDWVKLFIDGIKLFIVEIIYGIPVFIVSIIFGGSISLLAFGGSDAAAGIGAMLLGIIIMIVVAFIIGLIAAFGAIRFARTDNFGEAFNISAILAHIGAVGWVSYIIALIVLWVVTFVVLGILMLIPIIGWIIAFLISPVLAIFTARYMTYIYDSAAAPA from the coding sequence ATGGATTACGGTTCTATGCTTGGAAACTCCTTCGAATATGCGAAGGAAGCGGTCTGGGGAAAATGGATGAAGTGGATCTTCCTCCTCATAGCCACCTTCATCTTCCCCCTGATCATGGGTTATATCATGGAGATCTACCGGGGCAAGAGCCCGGCACCCGAATTCGAAGACTGGGTCAAACTCTTCATCGACGGGATCAAACTCTTCATCGTCGAGATCATCTACGGCATCCCCGTGTTTATTGTCTCGATTATCTTCGGCGGGTCTATCTCCCTCCTTGCATTCGGTGGATCTGACGCCGCAGCCGGGATCGGAGCGATGCTCCTCGGGATAATCATCATGATCGTGGTTGCCTTCATCATCGGCCTGATCGCCGCCTTCGGCGCCATCAGGTTTGCACGGACAGACAACTTCGGCGAGGCCTTCAACATCTCGGCGATCCTGGCGCACATCGGTGCGGTCGGCTGGGTCAGCTACATCATCGCCCTGATCGTCCTATGGGTGGTGACCTTCGTGGTTCTTGGCATCCTGATGCTGATCCCGATCATCGGCTGGATCATTGCCTTCCTCATCAGCCCGGTGCTCGCGATCTTCACGGCCCGGTACATGACATACATCTACGACAGTGCGGCGGCCCCCGCCTGA
- a CDS encoding 2-isopropylmalate synthase gives MIVLLAAKCRFFDTTLRDGEQTPGVSLNPAQKLSIATMLAEIGVDTVEAGSAAASEGEREAIRLIADAGLSAEVATFVRALQLDIDYAAECGVDCVHLVVPASDLHIRAKMRKTREQVCTMAWDAVEYAKERGLVVELSGEDASRADPAFLAHLFRGGVDRGADRLCFCDTVGLMTPERIAEAVPGLLFAPLSIHCHDDLGFALANTFAALKAGASAAHVTVNGLGERAGNTPLEELVMAMEVLYGTKTGIRTEGLYHLATEVSKMTGVPLPVNKAIVGEMAFTHESGIHAHGVLREASTYEPIGPERVGRTRRILLGKHSGSASVRAALQELGYVCDEMQLAEIVARVKSLGDEGRRITDADLMAIADSVLNLVREPVIRLKQVTVVSGSNVVPTASVTVTVNGEEVTCAATGNGPVDAAIEALRRSITGLGEIRLEDYRVDAISGGTDALVDVTVCLSRDGRMLTSRGARTDIIMGSVEAMVSGMNRLLEEQR, from the coding sequence GTGATTGTTTTATTGGCCGCTAAATGCCGCTTTTTTGATACCACCCTACGGGACGGCGAACAGACGCCGGGCGTCTCGCTGAATCCCGCGCAGAAACTTTCGATCGCAACCATGCTCGCAGAGATCGGTGTCGACACCGTCGAGGCCGGTTCAGCCGCCGCATCTGAGGGGGAGAGGGAGGCAATCCGGCTGATCGCGGATGCCGGACTCTCCGCCGAGGTCGCGACCTTTGTCAGGGCCCTGCAGCTGGACATCGACTATGCCGCAGAGTGCGGCGTCGACTGCGTCCACCTCGTCGTGCCGGCAAGCGACCTCCATATCAGGGCGAAGATGCGAAAGACCCGTGAGCAGGTCTGCACGATGGCATGGGACGCCGTGGAATACGCAAAGGAGCGGGGCCTTGTCGTCGAACTCTCCGGGGAGGACGCCTCCCGCGCCGATCCGGCCTTCCTCGCCCACCTCTTCAGGGGCGGGGTGGACCGCGGCGCCGACCGCCTCTGCTTCTGCGACACCGTCGGCCTCATGACGCCCGAGAGGATCGCGGAGGCGGTCCCCGGCCTCCTCTTCGCGCCCCTCTCCATCCACTGCCACGACGACCTCGGCTTCGCCCTCGCAAACACCTTCGCCGCCCTGAAGGCCGGGGCGTCGGCCGCGCATGTCACCGTGAACGGCCTTGGCGAACGCGCCGGGAACACCCCTCTCGAAGAACTCGTGATGGCCATGGAGGTGCTGTACGGCACGAAGACCGGGATCAGGACAGAAGGGCTCTACCACCTCGCGACCGAGGTCTCGAAGATGACAGGCGTGCCCCTGCCCGTGAACAAGGCGATCGTCGGCGAGATGGCCTTCACCCACGAGAGCGGCATCCACGCCCACGGTGTGCTCCGCGAGGCAAGCACCTACGAGCCGATCGGCCCCGAACGCGTCGGCAGGACACGGCGGATCCTCCTCGGCAAACACTCCGGGTCGGCCTCGGTCAGGGCCGCCCTCCAGGAACTCGGTTACGTATGCGACGAGATGCAGCTCGCGGAGATCGTCGCCAGAGTTAAAAGCCTCGGCGACGAAGGTCGAAGGATCACCGATGCGGACCTGATGGCCATCGCCGACTCGGTGCTCAACCTCGTGCGCGAGCCGGTGATCCGGCTCAAGCAGGTGACGGTCGTCTCCGGGAGCAATGTCGTCCCCACCGCATCGGTCACTGTCACCGTCAACGGGGAGGAGGTGACCTGCGCCGCTACCGGCAACGGCCCGGTGGACGCCGCGATCGAGGCCCTGCGCCGTTCGATCACCGGCCTCGGCGAGATCAGGCTCGAAGACTACCGGGTGGACGCGATCAGCGGGGGGACGGACGCCCTCGTCGATGTCACCGTCTGCCTGAGCAGGGACGGGCGCATGCTCACCTCCCGGGGGGCGCGGACAGACATCATCATGGGAAGTGTCGAGGCGATGGTCTCCGGGATGAACAGACTTCTCGAGGAGCAAAGATGA
- the ilvB gene encoding biosynthetic-type acetolactate synthase large subunit → MKTGAKLLVESLQREGAGTIFGYPGGSVLPIYDELYDAPIRHILVRHEQAAAHAADGYARASGRVGVCLATSGPGACNLVTGIATAYMDSVPLVAITGQVPTFMLGNDAFQESDITGITMPVTKHSYLVKRAADIGQVVKDAFYIAGTGRQGPVLVDIPKDVMTAQIDIEPPIGRARLRGYQPTYEGHALQIEKAVTLIGEAERPLLYVGGGVIASGASEEVRRLAELMLIPVATTLMGLGAVPCDHPLNLGMIGMHGTEAANYAVTECDLLIAVGVRFDDRVTGKIDAFAPNARIIHIDIDPAEIGKNKPVDVPIVGDAGKVLQSIIRRLIKKEGREMWLARTRHWKEAQTVRDGEDGLSPAHIIREMSDLLGDRGIVVTEVGQNQMWAAQHYCFRRPRTWISSGGLGTMGYGFPAAIGAHFARPDETVVDVAGDGSFQMNIQELGTVAQYKVPVKVVILNNMYLGMVRQWQELFYDRRYSYTELPAVDFVGIARAYGVDGIRVEEKEEVRPALEAAFTTDGPFVLDFRIEREANVFPMVPAGAAINEMIGRRQR, encoded by the coding sequence ATGAAGACAGGAGCAAAACTGCTGGTTGAAAGCTTGCAGCGCGAGGGGGCCGGGACGATCTTCGGCTACCCCGGCGGGTCAGTCCTGCCGATCTACGACGAACTCTATGACGCACCGATCAGGCACATCCTGGTACGCCACGAGCAGGCGGCGGCCCACGCGGCCGACGGCTATGCCCGGGCATCGGGGCGGGTAGGGGTATGTCTTGCCACCTCGGGGCCGGGCGCCTGCAACCTTGTCACCGGCATCGCCACCGCCTACATGGACTCGGTGCCCCTTGTCGCCATCACCGGCCAGGTCCCGACCTTCATGCTCGGGAACGACGCCTTCCAGGAGTCTGACATCACCGGGATCACGATGCCCGTCACCAAGCACAGTTACCTCGTCAAGAGGGCGGCCGATATCGGCCAGGTCGTGAAGGACGCCTTCTATATTGCGGGCACGGGACGGCAGGGCCCTGTCCTCGTCGACATCCCGAAGGACGTGATGACCGCCCAGATCGACATTGAGCCGCCGATCGGCCGGGCACGACTGCGAGGCTACCAGCCGACCTACGAGGGCCACGCCCTCCAGATCGAGAAGGCGGTCACCCTCATCGGCGAGGCCGAGAGGCCCCTCCTCTACGTGGGCGGGGGCGTGATCGCCTCAGGTGCATCGGAAGAGGTGAGGAGACTTGCCGAACTGATGCTCATCCCTGTCGCGACGACCCTGATGGGCCTCGGCGCCGTCCCCTGCGACCACCCCCTCAACCTCGGCATGATCGGGATGCACGGCACGGAGGCGGCGAACTACGCGGTCACCGAGTGCGACCTGCTCATCGCCGTCGGCGTCCGCTTCGACGACCGGGTGACGGGGAAGATCGACGCCTTCGCCCCCAATGCCCGCATCATCCACATCGACATCGACCCGGCAGAGATCGGAAAGAACAAGCCGGTGGACGTCCCGATCGTCGGGGACGCCGGGAAGGTGCTCCAGAGCATCATCAGGCGGCTGATCAAGAAGGAGGGGCGGGAGATGTGGCTCGCCCGCACCCGCCACTGGAAGGAGGCGCAGACGGTCAGGGACGGGGAGGACGGCCTCTCGCCGGCCCATATCATCAGGGAGATGAGCGACCTCCTCGGGGACCGCGGCATCGTCGTCACGGAGGTGGGGCAGAACCAGATGTGGGCGGCCCAGCACTACTGCTTCAGGCGACCTCGGACCTGGATCTCCTCGGGAGGGCTCGGGACGATGGGCTACGGCTTTCCGGCGGCGATCGGGGCGCACTTCGCCAGGCCCGACGAGACGGTCGTCGACGTCGCAGGCGACGGGAGTTTCCAGATGAACATCCAGGAACTCGGCACCGTCGCCCAGTATAAGGTACCGGTGAAGGTGGTCATCCTGAACAACATGTACCTCGGCATGGTCAGGCAGTGGCAGGAACTCTTCTATGACCGCCGGTATTCGTACACCGAACTCCCGGCCGTGGACTTCGTCGGCATCGCCCGCGCCTACGGCGTCGACGGCATCAGGGTCGAGGAGAAGGAGGAGGTCAGGCCGGCACTTGAGGCGGCCTTTACCACAGACGGCCCCTTCGTGCTCGACTTCAGGATCGAGAGGGAGGCGAACGTCTTCCCGATGGTCCCGGCCGGGGCGGCGATCAACGAGATGATCGGGAGGAGGCAGAGATGA
- the ilvN gene encoding acetolactate synthase small subunit, whose translation MKLHTLHVLVENKAGVLARIAGLFSRRGFNIESLAVGTCEEAGMSRMTIVVLGDDAQIEQVKKQLNKLIDVIKVSDITEQSTVSRELALIKVAAEPGETRAGVMQIANIFRAQIIDVGAKTVILEVTGDSEKIDALETLLRQYGIKEFVRTGKIALLRGQKGIKSTK comes from the coding sequence ATGAAACTCCACACCCTCCACGTCCTTGTCGAGAACAAGGCGGGCGTCCTCGCCCGGATCGCCGGATTGTTCTCCAGGCGGGGCTTCAACATCGAGAGCCTGGCCGTCGGGACCTGCGAGGAGGCGGGGATGAGCAGGATGACCATCGTCGTCCTGGGGGACGACGCCCAGATCGAGCAGGTCAAGAAACAGTTGAACAAACTCATCGACGTGATCAAGGTCTCGGACATCACCGAGCAGAGCACGGTCTCCCGCGAACTCGCCCTGATCAAGGTGGCGGCCGAACCCGGCGAGACCAGGGCCGGGGTGATGCAGATCGCAAATATCTTCCGGGCTCAGATCATCGACGTCGGCGCGAAGACGGTCATCCTTGAGGTCACCGGCGACTCGGAGAAGATCGACGCCCTCGAAACGCTCCTCAGGCAGTACGGGATCAAGGAGTTTGTGCGGACCGGGAAGATCGCCCTCCTCCGCGGGCAGAAGGGGATCAAGAGCACGAAGTAG